A window of the Deltaproteobacteria bacterium genome harbors these coding sequences:
- a CDS encoding HDOD domain-containing protein translates to MKEEILQKIDEIPPLSQSATQLLNLMGDPDHDVMQVTKIVECDPALTARVLRVVNSARFSLVNPALSIARAVSFLGDKIVLGIALESCATDVFNRSLEGYECERGALWAHSLRAAIASRLVSRDARGKISPDLAFTGGILHDIGKAVVSGFLKDSGPGILEEIDAGDTGDYPAAERDRLGSDHSVAGYRLAKSWGLPYPLPEIIRHHHRPSGATEAIRPLVYAVHLGDIMAMLGGTGTGCDDLQYRMDGGFSDHFRISPDGLERIMLRVEEEFRQTMFSIFGSGEVK, encoded by the coding sequence GTGAAAGAGGAGATCCTTCAAAAAATCGACGAGATACCCCCCTTATCACAAAGCGCCACGCAGCTCCTCAATCTTATGGGGGACCCGGATCATGACGTAATGCAGGTCACCAAAATCGTAGAGTGCGATCCGGCCCTCACCGCTAGGGTCCTCAGGGTGGTCAATTCCGCGAGGTTCTCCCTGGTAAATCCTGCTCTCTCCATCGCCCGCGCCGTCTCCTTCCTGGGAGACAAGATTGTCCTGGGGATCGCTTTGGAGTCGTGCGCCACGGATGTTTTTAACCGTTCCCTGGAAGGCTATGAATGTGAAAGGGGAGCGCTTTGGGCTCACAGCCTGAGGGCGGCCATCGCCTCGAGGCTGGTCTCAAGGGATGCCCGGGGGAAGATCAGCCCCGACCTGGCTTTTACGGGCGGGATCCTTCACGATATCGGAAAAGCTGTGGTTTCCGGGTTTCTAAAGGATTCGGGCCCTGGGATCCTCGAAGAGATTGATGCGGGGGACACGGGGGACTACCCGGCAGCGGAGAGAGACAGGCTGGGATCGGATCACTCCGTGGCCGGTTACCGACTCGCCAAGTCCTGGGGTCTGCCCTATCCCTTGCCCGAGATCATCCGTCATCACCATCGTCCCTCCGGCGCGACAGAGGCAATCCGGCCTCTGGTGTACGCGGTTCACCTGGGGGACATCATGGCCATGCTGGGGGGTACGGGAACAGGGTGTGACGACCTCCAGTACCGCATGGACGGGGGATTCTCCGACCATTTTCGAATATCCCCCGATGGACTCGAAAGAATCATGCTCCGCGTGGAAGAGGAGTTCAGGCAGACAATGTTTTCTATCTTTGGGAGCGGGGAGGTTAAGTGA
- a CDS encoding chemotaxis protein CheD, producing METIMLGVGDLAATNSPGDVIKTLALGSCVAVMMLDPVTRSVGMVHVALPHSEVNDQKAREKPGYFADTGVPALLDEMRKRGYRGNGKGMIVKLAGGAKIMDPGNTFNIGKRNVLAIKKALWSLGMGTVGEDVGGSISRNVAVDVNTGSIVISSTGRNDWYI from the coding sequence GTGGAAACCATCATGCTGGGGGTGGGGGACTTGGCGGCAACGAACAGTCCCGGTGACGTAATCAAGACCCTGGCTCTAGGCTCCTGCGTAGCCGTAATGATGTTGGATCCCGTGACGAGGAGCGTTGGAATGGTCCACGTCGCACTCCCCCACTCAGAAGTGAACGACCAAAAGGCCAGGGAAAAGCCCGGGTATTTTGCGGACACAGGGGTCCCGGCCCTGCTGGATGAAATGAGAAAAAGGGGTTACAGGGGAAACGGCAAGGGGATGATAGTAAAACTTGCGGGTGGGGCAAAGATCATGGATCCGGGGAACACCTTCAACATCGGCAAGCGAAACGTTCTTGCCATCAAAAAGGCCCTTTGGTCCCTTGGTATGGGCACCGTGGGCGAAGACGTGGGAGGTAGTATCAGCCGGAACGTAGCAGTCGATGTCAATACCGGCAGCATTGTCATTTCATCCACGGGGCGAAATGATTGGTATATCTGA
- a CDS encoding response regulator gives MKKVLIVDDSNTARMVIKRCLQIAGLPDAAFFEAGNGREALSLLKKEPVDLVVTDLNMPVMDGETFLRWLKGSPKTHDIPVIMVSSAGNPAKEKEVLALGARAVIGKPVSPGELSRSISDLVEGMGQWGAGTPASPEVWEGSE, from the coding sequence ATGAAAAAGGTCCTCATCGTAGATGACTCCAATACCGCGAGGATGGTGATCAAGCGATGTCTCCAGATCGCCGGTCTGCCGGACGCGGCCTTTTTCGAAGCAGGGAACGGGAGGGAGGCCCTCTCGCTTCTCAAGAAGGAACCAGTGGACCTCGTGGTTACGGATCTGAACATGCCTGTCATGGACGGAGAGACCTTCTTGCGGTGGTTAAAGGGGAGCCCTAAGACCCATGATATTCCGGTTATAATGGTTTCAAGTGCGGGAAATCCCGCCAAGGAAAAGGAAGTCCTCGCCCTTGGGGCACGGGCCGTGATCGGGAAGCCGGTATCCCCCGGGGAACTGAGCCGGTCGATCAGCGACTTGGTGGAGGGGATGGGGCAGTGGGGTGCAGGAACACCCGCTTCTCCAGAGGTATGGGAGGGATCCGAATGA
- a CDS encoding chemotaxis response regulator protein-glutamate methylesterase, with translation MSRTIRVIIVDDSALVRNILAQGLGMDPAIEVVATAGDPYIARDEIIKHRPDVLTLDVEMPRMDGVEFLRRLMPQYPLPVVMVSALTQRGKQITIDALEAGAVDFVSKPSTDVERGLNDLLLELRTKVKIASTANVSPWKSKRNGTPARLSPSAGALAESTDKVIAIGASTGGTEAIKDVVVPLPAAAPGVVIVQHMPAGFTRMYAERLNTLCAMEVKEAESGDRVMPGRVLIAPGDYHMKVLRSGGYYHVECRQGEKVNGHRPSVDVLMHSVAKNVGANAVGVVLTGMGGDGAGGLSAMREAGARTLAQDEASSVVFGMPKVAYEQGGAERLVPLKDMAREVLNLVQEH, from the coding sequence ATGTCTCGGACGATTCGGGTAATCATCGTGGATGATTCCGCCCTCGTGCGTAACATTCTGGCCCAAGGACTGGGAATGGATCCGGCTATCGAAGTAGTTGCTACGGCCGGTGATCCTTACATCGCCAGGGACGAAATCATCAAGCACCGCCCGGATGTCCTTACCCTGGACGTAGAGATGCCTCGGATGGACGGGGTGGAGTTCCTGCGGCGCCTCATGCCACAATACCCCCTCCCTGTGGTGATGGTGAGCGCCCTTACCCAGAGGGGGAAGCAGATCACCATAGACGCCTTGGAGGCGGGGGCGGTGGATTTTGTGAGCAAGCCCAGCACTGACGTGGAACGAGGGTTGAACGATTTGCTCCTGGAGTTGCGCACCAAGGTCAAAATCGCCTCCACGGCCAATGTTTCCCCCTGGAAAAGCAAGAGGAACGGAACCCCAGCAAGGCTCTCTCCCAGTGCAGGGGCCCTGGCCGAATCCACCGATAAAGTCATCGCCATCGGGGCGTCAACCGGGGGGACCGAGGCTATCAAGGATGTAGTGGTCCCTCTGCCGGCCGCCGCGCCGGGGGTGGTGATAGTACAGCACATGCCCGCAGGGTTTACCAGAATGTATGCCGAGCGTCTCAATACCCTTTGCGCCATGGAGGTGAAGGAGGCGGAAAGCGGGGACAGGGTTATGCCGGGCAGGGTGCTGATCGCACCCGGAGATTACCATATGAAGGTTTTGCGCTCCGGCGGATACTATCACGTGGAGTGCCGGCAAGGGGAAAAGGTGAACGGCCACAGGCCGTCCGTGGACGTTTTAATGCACTCGGTTGCAAAAAACGTGGGGGCGAACGCGGTGGGGGTGGTGCTCACCGGCATGGGCGGCGACGGGGCGGGTGGTCTTTCGGCCATGCGGGAGGCGGGAGCCAGGACCCTGGCCCAGGACGAGGCCTCCTCCGTTGTTTTCGGTATGCCCAAGGTTGCTTACGAACAGGGTGGTGCGGAAAGACTTGTTCCGTTGAAGGATATGGCCAGGGAAGTGTTGAACCTGGTCCAGGAGCATTAG
- a CDS encoding protein-glutamate O-methyltransferase CheR: MAGTQYLDASAVQSLGPLQEGKHGSGVSITEEEFRRLRDLVYEKFGINLTEEKKALVIGRLGKLIRTRGFGSFEAYIEHLQADGSGRELDELANRISTNYTFFYRESDHFEFFRDKVLPEMTERIRKEEKKDLRVWCAGCSTGEEPYTLTMIMMEYFGWEYVQWEAGLLATDISARALQKAVSGIYPEEALERLPAGWRSRYFKRTASGEQKVKGEIKKEVTFRRFNLMNEKFPFRKSFHVIFCRNVMIYFDQPTRNALVRRFYRSMVPGGYLFIGHSETLGRDQLGFDYVRPAIYRRKEHREEVMECLGRFG; the protein is encoded by the coding sequence ATGGCAGGAACGCAATATCTTGATGCGAGTGCGGTTCAGAGTTTGGGGCCTCTCCAGGAGGGCAAGCACGGTTCCGGTGTAAGTATAACGGAGGAGGAATTCAGGCGGCTGCGAGACTTGGTCTATGAGAAGTTCGGCATCAACCTTACGGAAGAAAAAAAGGCCCTGGTGATCGGACGGCTCGGGAAATTGATCCGCACCAGAGGTTTTGGTTCCTTTGAGGCCTACATTGAACATCTCCAGGCGGACGGTTCAGGCCGGGAACTGGATGAATTGGCCAACCGTATATCCACCAATTACACTTTTTTCTACCGGGAAAGTGACCACTTCGAATTTTTCCGCGACAAAGTTCTCCCTGAGATGACTGAAAGGATCCGGAAAGAAGAGAAGAAGGATTTGCGGGTCTGGTGCGCAGGGTGTTCCACCGGGGAAGAACCTTACACCTTGACTATGATCATGATGGAATATTTCGGCTGGGAATATGTGCAATGGGAGGCAGGTCTTCTAGCCACCGACATCTCGGCACGGGCACTCCAAAAGGCTGTCTCGGGTATCTATCCGGAAGAGGCTCTGGAACGCCTTCCAGCCGGATGGAGATCGCGGTATTTCAAGAGGACCGCGTCAGGAGAACAGAAAGTAAAGGGGGAGATCAAGAAGGAAGTCACCTTCCGCCGTTTCAACCTGATGAATGAGAAGTTCCCATTCAGGAAGTCCTTCCATGTGATTTTTTGCAGGAATGTGATGATCTACTTCGATCAACCCACTCGTAACGCCCTCGTCAGGCGCTTTTACAGGAGCATGGTGCCCGGAGGATATCTCTTCATCGGACATTCGGAGACCCTGGGAAGGGACCAACTCGGGTTCGACTACGTGAGGCCGGCCATTTACCGCAGAAAGGAACATAGAGAGGAGGTCATGGAATGTCTCGGACGATTCGGGTAA
- a CDS encoding chemotaxis protein CheX — protein MIDSMNRLREVMASAVAETFEEMFFLEVLQVEFPEAPGPEPEVLKTSLLINDPFPGEMCLEAPRSSVADMARMLFNTDEEEIPEQTLLDLLAELLNTIAGRVMNRVIPPETSFRLGLPETRTEGFLGTEDEILECRFKVDDAIFSLAAGGEVFLSCLNPEGMPSR, from the coding sequence ATGATCGACAGTATGAACAGATTGCGAGAGGTCATGGCTTCGGCGGTGGCGGAGACATTCGAAGAAATGTTTTTCCTGGAGGTGCTCCAGGTAGAGTTCCCCGAGGCACCAGGGCCGGAGCCGGAAGTTTTGAAGACCAGCCTGCTGATAAACGATCCTTTTCCCGGGGAAATGTGCCTCGAGGCCCCTAGGTCGTCGGTAGCCGACATGGCCAGGATGCTCTTCAATACGGATGAGGAAGAGATCCCCGAGCAGACCTTGCTCGATCTCCTGGCGGAACTCTTGAACACCATCGCCGGCAGGGTCATGAACCGGGTAATCCCTCCGGAGACTTCCTTCAGGCTCGGATTGCCGGAAACCCGTACAGAAGGCTTCCTCGGAACGGAAGACGAAATCCTGGAGTGCCGTTTCAAGGTGGATGACGCGATTTTCTCCCTGGCTGCCGGTGGTGAAGTCTTTCTCTCCTGCTTGAACCCGGAAGGTATGCCATCACGATAG